GACGAACGATTGCGCGGTCGCACCGTGCCGGAACAAACCCTGACCGAGTTACACGAACTGTTTCAGACGTGCAATCAGGCGCGCTACGCGCCGCAGAAAACCAGCCGCGAACTCGCCTCGCTCGTCCCGCGCGTGGAATCCATTCTTCGCGAGTTGCAATCTTTGAAGCAATGAAACTGTTGACGTTCTTTCTCGTTTGCGCGGCGGTACTCGGATTGTTGCACACCAACAGCGGGCATGCTTCCGATCTGACAACGGCGTTCGATGCCGCCAACAAGCTATACGAAGAAGGCAAATACGCGGAGGCAGCCACTGCCTATGAAAAACTCATTGAGAGCGGGCATGTTTCCGACACGCTTTATTTCAATCTTGGCAACGCTTGCTACAAGGCCGGCCAGAACGGGCGGGCCGTCGCCGCGTATCGCCAGGCCGAGCGGATCGCGCCGCGCGATCCCAGCGTGCGCTTCAATCTCCAGTTCGTGCGCAAAAAAGTAAACGGCAGCGACAGTGCTCCCGGTCGATGGTGGGAACATTGGCTGGCCAGACTTTCTTTGAACGAATGGACGATGTTGACGACGGTGACCGTGTGGATTTGGTTTCTGTTGCTGGCGCTGACGCAGTGGCGGTTAAAGCTCAGACAAACCTTGCATGGCTACATCAAGTTTTTCGGCGTGACCAGCGCGTTGTTGGCCGTTTGTCTGGC
Above is a window of Verrucomicrobiota bacterium DNA encoding:
- a CDS encoding tetratricopeptide repeat protein produces the protein MKLLTFFLVCAAVLGLLHTNSGHASDLTTAFDAANKLYEEGKYAEAATAYEKLIESGHVSDTLYFNLGNACYKAGQNGRAVAAYRQAERIAPRDPSVRFNLQFVRKKVNGSDSAPGRWWEHWLARLSLNEWTMLTTVTVWIWFLLLALTQWRLKLRQTLHGYIKFFGVTSALLAVCLAATLNDRYSTQAAIVIARDAIVRNGPLDESQSAYSVQDGMELSVLDHKNDWLQVSDVRQRIGWLKRTEVLLLKPNV